The following proteins are co-located in the Methanomicrobiales archaeon genome:
- a CDS encoding thymidylate synthase, protein MRIIRAPSIARAHELAVKMVLEKGWVLETEDDEATVEFEELAMQVDAPLTEPLGSSRSRFQRRFLDQYADHLLNGSVARFEYDYHGRLFDWGERLRAGGSEVHIDQIDYIVKKLQSAPSSRRAIAITWNPLIDEHLDDCPCLQLVQCLLRSGRLQMKVVFRSNDMLSAAGANMYALVRLQQSIASRLGAEIGSYTHVSLVPHVYYKRDLNDIEAFCCRGAEIQPVEEVCAACRRCARAP, encoded by the coding sequence ATGCGAATCATTCGGGCCCCCAGCATCGCCCGGGCCCACGAGCTGGCGGTCAAGATGGTGCTGGAGAAGGGCTGGGTGCTGGAGACGGAGGACGACGAGGCGACGGTGGAGTTCGAGGAGCTGGCGATGCAGGTTGACGCCCCGCTCACCGAGCCTCTCGGAAGCTCCCGCTCCCGCTTCCAGCGGCGGTTCCTGGACCAGTATGCCGACCACCTGCTCAACGGCTCGGTGGCCCGGTTCGAGTACGACTACCACGGGCGGCTCTTCGACTGGGGGGAACGGCTCCGTGCGGGGGGGAGCGAGGTCCACATCGACCAGATCGACTACATCGTAAAGAAGCTTCAGTCGGCGCCCAGCAGCCGCCGGGCGATCGCGATCACCTGGAACCCGCTCATCGACGAGCACCTGGACGACTGCCCCTGCCTCCAGCTGGTCCAGTGCCTCCTCCGCAGCGGACGGCTGCAGATGAAAGTCGTCTTCCGCTCCAACGACATGCTGAGCGCCGCCGGGGCCAACATGTACGCGCTGGTGCGCCTCCAGCAGTCGATCGCCTCCCGCCTGGGTGCGGAGATCGGCTCCTACACCCATGTCTCCCTCGTGCCGCACGTCTACTACAAGCGGGACCTGAACGATATCGAGGCGTTCTGCTGCCGGGGAGCGGAGATCCAGCCCGTCGAAGAGGTCTGCGCCGCCTGCCGGCGGTGCGCAAGAGCCCCCTGA
- a CDS encoding DUF1614 domain-containing protein, with protein MPRIVSNPFTILMLFLLFIVLLLIFPLLLLGVIGAAFAKLGFTWFEVLLILFLTLIGSFINIPVSTVESEPPTIYQYYSPFFGRIYRIPAPSQTTTIAINVGGALIPLAISLYLVYSAAIAGGEHGLLILLAAGVAAITLLTRSIARPVRGLGIVTPFFIPPLGAALAGILLNGGFGVNAAVIAYVSGTFGTLIGADLLNLRRIRELGAPMVSIGGAGTFDGIFLTGVIAAFLA; from the coding sequence ATGCCCCGGATCGTATCCAACCCGTTCACCATCCTGATGCTCTTCCTGCTGTTCATCGTCCTTCTCCTGATCTTTCCCCTCCTGCTGCTGGGTGTCATCGGGGCGGCGTTCGCCAAACTGGGTTTCACCTGGTTCGAGGTGCTCCTGATCCTCTTCCTGACCCTGATCGGGAGTTTCATCAACATCCCCGTCAGCACCGTGGAGAGCGAACCGCCGACCATCTACCAGTACTACTCCCCCTTCTTCGGGAGGATCTACCGGATCCCGGCGCCCTCCCAGACGACCACGATCGCCATCAACGTCGGGGGAGCCCTGATCCCGCTCGCGATATCGCTCTACCTGGTCTACTCCGCCGCGATCGCCGGCGGGGAGCATGGACTGCTGATCCTGCTCGCCGCCGGCGTCGCCGCCATCACCCTGCTCACGAGGTCGATCGCCCGCCCGGTCCGCGGGCTCGGGATCGTGACCCCGTTCTTCATCCCCCCGCTCGGGGCCGCCCTCGCCGGCATCCTCCTCAACGGGGGGTTCGGGGTGAACGCCGCGGTGATCGCCTACGTCAGCGGCACGTTCGGGACCCTGATCGGGGCCGACCTGCTCAACCTGCGGCGCATCCGGGAGCTCGGGGCGCCCATGGTCTCGATCGGCGGGGCCGGCACCTTCGACGGTATCTTCCTCACCGGCGTGATCGCGGCGTTCCTCGCGTGA
- a CDS encoding fibrillarin-like rRNA/tRNA 2'-O-methyltransferase, producing the protein MIWIDGVLVSPGRGGAFGGRMLQGHRIWDPYRSKLSALYHLGKGVDLQPEMRVLYLGAAHGTTVSHVAGYVDTVYAVEIAPRPMQELLEVARARSNIVPILADAARPEEYAPLVEGVDLIYQDVAHPDQTRIALRNRPFLKEGGRLILMLKTRSVDVSAPPETVAARAADALGARYAILASTWLVPYHRDHAAFVCEALK; encoded by the coding sequence ATGATCTGGATCGACGGCGTGCTGGTATCCCCCGGCAGAGGAGGGGCTTTCGGGGGGCGGATGCTGCAGGGCCACCGCATCTGGGACCCCTACCGCAGCAAACTCTCCGCTCTCTACCACCTGGGGAAAGGGGTGGACCTGCAGCCGGAGATGCGGGTGCTCTACCTCGGCGCGGCGCACGGCACCACGGTCTCCCACGTGGCCGGCTATGTCGATACGGTGTACGCCGTGGAGATCGCCCCCCGCCCCATGCAGGAGCTGCTGGAGGTCGCCCGCGCGAGGAGCAACATCGTACCCATCCTCGCGGACGCCGCCCGCCCGGAGGAGTACGCCCCGCTGGTGGAGGGTGTCGACCTGATCTACCAGGACGTGGCCCATCCCGACCAGACCCGGATCGCCCTGCGGAACCGTCCGTTCCTGAAGGAGGGCGGGCGGCTGATCCTGATGCTGAAGACGCGGAGCGTGGATGTCTCCGCCCCGCCGGAGACGGTCGCGGCGAGGGCCGCGGATGCGCTCGGGGCCCGGTACGCGATCCTCGCCTCGACCTGGCTCGTTCCTTACCACAGGGACCATGCGGCCTTCGTCTGCGAAGCACTGAAATAG
- a CDS encoding RNA-processing protein, which produces MTRRYWFGDVANGECVSCACIRRDAEGWGGWLASIRTDMETFTPLDWTAARDCGCVRDREDYIRQVRAICIQIAEAKIAAYYRNRDVELVQMVRTLDELDRAINLLSERALEWYRVRNPKSSRKLQPSQAGKALARIQDAPQPLLAVLQEIERLHAARSVLVQEVAATAETVLPNTSALVGGLVAARLTARAGSLEALIRLPASTIQVLGAGKALFAHLRAAAPPPKHGILYQHRRVHNAPRAVRGRVARVLAAQVAIAARLDYYRSAPVPEFLAEANRRVDAAGRRA; this is translated from the coding sequence GTGACGCGGCGCTACTGGTTCGGGGATGTCGCGAACGGCGAGTGCGTCTCCTGCGCCTGCATCCGCAGGGATGCGGAAGGATGGGGCGGCTGGCTCGCCTCGATCCGCACGGACATGGAGACTTTCACTCCTCTGGACTGGACGGCGGCCCGGGACTGCGGCTGCGTGCGGGACCGGGAGGACTATATCCGGCAGGTCCGCGCCATCTGCATCCAGATCGCAGAGGCGAAGATCGCCGCGTACTACCGGAACCGCGACGTGGAGCTCGTGCAGATGGTGCGGACGCTCGACGAGCTCGACCGCGCCATCAACCTCCTCTCGGAGCGTGCGCTGGAGTGGTACCGGGTGCGGAACCCGAAGTCCAGCCGGAAGCTGCAGCCCTCGCAGGCGGGGAAGGCGCTCGCGCGGATCCAGGACGCCCCCCAGCCGCTGCTGGCGGTCCTGCAGGAGATCGAGCGCCTGCACGCGGCCCGCTCCGTGCTGGTGCAGGAGGTTGCCGCCACGGCGGAGACCGTGCTGCCCAATACGAGCGCCCTCGTCGGCGGGCTGGTCGCCGCCCGCCTGACCGCCCGTGCCGGCAGCCTCGAGGCGTTGATACGGCTTCCCGCCAGCACCATCCAGGTGCTCGGCGCCGGAAAGGCCCTCTTCGCGCACCTGCGGGCAGCCGCCCCGCCCCCGAAGCATGGCATCCTCTACCAGCACCGCCGGGTGCACAACGCTCCGCGGGCGGTGCGGGGGCGGGTGGCGCGTGTGCTCGCCGCGCAGGTGGCGATCGCCGCGCGGCTGGACTACTACCGTTCGGCACCGGTCCCCGAGTTCCTCGCAGAAGCCAACCGCAGAGTCGATGCGGCCGGGAGGCGGGCATGA
- a CDS encoding sodium:calcium antiporter gives MAWHPVAPFFVFSVGLLLLGTGADFIVRGGSGLATRLQVSKTLLAFIILSFGTTLPEFVVNIDALLLDTPEVTVGNVLGSCVANLALVLSLCAIVRPEAVRTGGSIPWSNEWLLMFGASILFGLLALRGQFDVRAGVVLLAAFVLILWRLWSTRRHIVYILGGHGRMDYVYTAGGLLGVIAGSYLVVESAVSIARGFGISEFVIGISLVAVGTSLPELFTALTGVLRREGEISVGNIMGANIYNLLFVMGTGTFIRSIPIESPLEVAAVPIFALLVLPLFIGRRVATRLWASGLLILYGLYIGSMFGLVRLG, from the coding sequence ATGGCCTGGCATCCCGTCGCCCCGTTCTTCGTCTTCTCCGTCGGGCTCCTCCTCCTCGGAACGGGAGCGGACTTCATCGTGCGCGGCGGAAGCGGTCTTGCGACGCGCCTGCAGGTCTCCAAGACTCTGCTGGCCTTCATCATCCTGTCCTTCGGCACCACGCTTCCGGAGTTCGTCGTGAACATCGATGCACTCCTTCTCGATACTCCCGAGGTGACCGTGGGCAACGTGCTGGGCAGCTGCGTGGCGAACCTCGCCCTCGTCCTGAGTCTCTGCGCCATCGTGCGGCCGGAGGCGGTGCGGACCGGGGGAAGCATACCCTGGTCGAACGAGTGGCTGCTCATGTTCGGGGCATCGATCCTGTTCGGCCTTCTGGCCCTCCGGGGGCAGTTCGACGTCCGCGCCGGCGTCGTGCTCCTGGCGGCCTTCGTTCTCATCCTGTGGCGGCTCTGGAGCACCCGCAGGCACATCGTCTACATCCTCGGCGGTCACGGGCGCATGGATTACGTCTACACGGCGGGGGGGCTCCTCGGGGTGATCGCCGGTTCCTACCTGGTCGTCGAGAGTGCCGTCTCCATCGCCCGCGGGTTTGGCATCAGCGAGTTCGTCATCGGGATCAGTCTCGTTGCCGTCGGAACCTCCCTCCCCGAACTCTTCACCGCCCTCACCGGTGTGCTCCGGCGGGAAGGGGAGATCTCGGTCGGGAACATCATGGGGGCGAACATCTACAACCTCCTCTTCGTGATGGGGACTGGCACGTTCATCCGTTCCATCCCCATAGAATCGCCTCTGGAGGTTGCGGCCGTCCCGATCTTCGCGCTTCTCGTTCTCCCCCTCTTCATCGGGCGGCGGGTCGCGACCCGCCTCTGGGCATCGGGGCTCCTGATCCTCTACGGGCTCTATATCGGTTCGATGTTCGGGCTGGTCCGTCTGGGCTAG
- a CDS encoding tripartite tricarboxylate transporter permease: MWAILLGTLAGVALGTVSGLVPGIHANTMAGILLALDAALIPILGVEPLAAAMFAALIAHSFLDIVPSTFLGVPDADTAIAVLPAHALCLAGEGIQAVRLSALGSALGVAIAVPLSLVFSLVLPLAQPFLDWGIGILLIAVAGYLIVVSEAPGWSFGVFIASGALGVFAFQNAHLSWNTVGDMTILMPLLSGLFGLSVLLFSTSAPIPEQRHTPIPLGDREIGRISLMGTIAGALVGWLPGLSNATANALLAPVVGYDSDGRSYIVATSAANTANAILGLSALYAIARTRNGVMVAIASHDLPPFWLLLFCGVLAACIAYLLTLRLSRHAVWLNGLNARRLNFGVIGVIAILSLALCGPFGLFVLILATAIGVAPPLANVRRVFCMGAVMLPIILQSLGFGFL, translated from the coding sequence ATGTGGGCCATCCTCCTCGGGACGCTTGCGGGCGTCGCCCTCGGGACCGTCAGCGGGCTCGTCCCCGGCATCCACGCCAACACCATGGCCGGCATACTCCTGGCCCTGGATGCCGCGCTGATCCCGATCCTGGGGGTGGAGCCCCTGGCCGCGGCGATGTTTGCCGCCCTGATCGCGCACAGCTTCCTGGACATCGTCCCCAGCACCTTCCTCGGCGTGCCGGATGCCGATACCGCGATCGCGGTGCTGCCGGCCCATGCACTCTGCCTCGCGGGGGAGGGGATCCAGGCGGTGCGGCTCTCGGCGCTCGGGAGCGCCCTCGGGGTGGCGATCGCCGTCCCCCTCTCGCTCGTCTTCTCCCTCGTCCTCCCCCTGGCCCAGCCGTTCCTGGACTGGGGCATCGGGATCCTCTTAATCGCCGTCGCCGGCTACCTGATCGTCGTCTCCGAGGCCCCGGGCTGGTCGTTCGGCGTCTTCATCGCATCCGGGGCGCTGGGGGTGTTCGCGTTCCAGAACGCCCACCTATCCTGGAACACCGTCGGGGACATGACCATTCTGATGCCGCTGCTCTCGGGGCTCTTCGGGCTGTCCGTCCTCCTCTTCTCCACCAGCGCCCCGATCCCGGAGCAGCGCCATACGCCCATCCCCCTGGGAGATCGCGAGATCGGCAGGATCTCCCTCATGGGCACGATCGCCGGTGCGCTGGTGGGCTGGCTGCCCGGGCTCTCCAACGCCACCGCGAACGCGCTCCTGGCCCCCGTCGTCGGCTACGATTCGGACGGGCGCTCCTACATCGTCGCCACCAGCGCCGCCAACACCGCCAATGCCATCCTGGGGCTCTCCGCCCTCTATGCCATCGCGCGGACGCGAAACGGCGTGATGGTGGCGATCGCATCCCACGATCTCCCGCCCTTCTGGCTGCTCCTCTTCTGCGGCGTCCTGGCTGCCTGCATCGCCTACCTCCTCACCCTGCGGCTCTCCCGACATGCGGTCTGGCTCAACGGCCTGAATGCGAGAAGGCTCAATTTCGGCGTCATCGGGGTGATCGCGATCCTCTCCCTGGCGCTCTGCGGACCCTTCGGCCTGTTCGTCCTGATCCTGGCCACCGCGATCGGCGTGGCTCCGCCCCTGGCGAACGTCCGGCGGGTATTCTGCATGGGCGCCGTGATGCTCCCCATCATCCTCCAATCCCTGGGATTCGGATTCCTCTAG
- a CDS encoding uroporphyrinogen-III synthase, which produces MRIAITRVPGKESRDSDLCRRYGHECYTVSPLTAEVYPDRIRAFADAANRGEYDGIFFTSALPARLIAPLLARRIRIIAIGPQTARALAEAGVDAEMLPSFYSRDFVPFVGSWLRGRRVGIPRADIPNPALLEAIAAAGGSAEEVRCYSLQKSGVPLDLAGADALLFTSALSFREAVWDRREGLLLMAIGERTAEAMRERGIEPAVVGDGSIRGTLRALAERAGEKR; this is translated from the coding sequence ATGAGGATTGCAATCACCCGCGTTCCCGGCAAGGAGAGCCGGGATTCCGATCTCTGCAGACGGTACGGGCACGAGTGCTACACGGTCTCGCCGCTGACCGCGGAGGTGTACCCCGACAGGATCCGGGCGTTTGCGGACGCGGCGAACCGCGGGGAGTACGACGGCATCTTCTTCACGAGCGCCCTTCCGGCCCGCCTGATCGCCCCCCTGCTCGCCCGGCGGATCCGGATCATCGCGATCGGACCCCAGACCGCCCGGGCTCTGGCGGAGGCGGGGGTGGACGCCGAGATGCTGCCGTCCTTCTACTCCCGCGATTTCGTGCCCTTCGTCGGGAGCTGGCTCCGGGGGCGGCGCGTCGGCATACCCCGCGCCGATATCCCGAACCCCGCACTGCTGGAGGCGATCGCCGCCGCGGGGGGCTCTGCCGAGGAGGTGCGCTGCTACTCCCTGCAGAAGAGCGGCGTCCCCCTCGACCTGGCGGGTGCGGACGCCCTGCTCTTCACGAGCGCCCTGTCCTTCCGGGAAGCGGTCTGGGACCGCCGCGAGGGCCTGCTGCTCATGGCGATCGGGGAGCGGACGGCGGAGGCGATGCGGGAGCGCGGGATAGAACCGGCGGTCGTCGGGGACGGGTCGATCCGGGGAACGCTCCGCGCACTCGCGGAACGCGCCGGGGAGAAGCGATGA
- a CDS encoding RNA-guided pseudouridylation complex pseudouridine synthase subunit Cbf5 yields the protein MKEGDRLADAGILILDKPRGPTSHQVAAWAADILGAPVGHAGTLDPQVSGVLVVMIGPAVRLAPLLLSSDKEYVCCMRLHGDVPQDRVEAVAREFTGRIYQRPPRKSAVKRNLRIRTIHSIEILDREGRSVLFRVACDAGTYIRLLCHHMGLALGVGAHMQELRRTRSGSYTEDASHTLHDLQDAAVYARGGDRTALDAMILPVETAAAGIPKVVVRDTAVDAICHGAALAAVGVVQADPFGKGDAVAIFSRRGEFVALGTALVDASAFTPGAPGLVVQPRAVMMRPGTYARGWRTRGERAGR from the coding sequence ATGAAGGAGGGCGACCGTCTGGCGGATGCGGGCATCCTGATCCTGGACAAACCCCGCGGGCCGACCAGCCACCAGGTGGCCGCCTGGGCCGCCGATATCCTCGGCGCTCCCGTGGGGCACGCCGGAACCCTGGACCCGCAGGTCTCGGGCGTGCTGGTCGTCATGATCGGCCCGGCCGTGCGTCTGGCGCCGCTGCTGCTCTCCAGCGACAAGGAGTACGTCTGCTGCATGCGGCTGCACGGCGACGTCCCGCAGGATCGGGTGGAGGCGGTCGCGCGGGAGTTCACAGGGCGGATCTACCAGCGCCCTCCCCGGAAGAGCGCGGTGAAGCGGAACCTGCGGATCCGCACCATCCACAGCATCGAGATCCTGGACAGGGAGGGCAGATCGGTGCTCTTCCGCGTTGCCTGCGATGCCGGCACCTACATCCGCCTCCTCTGCCACCACATGGGGCTCGCCCTCGGCGTGGGGGCGCACATGCAGGAGCTGAGGAGGACCCGCTCGGGCTCCTACACGGAGGATGCCAGCCACACCCTCCACGATCTCCAGGATGCCGCCGTGTACGCCCGCGGGGGGGACCGAACCGCTCTCGACGCGATGATCCTGCCGGTGGAGACCGCCGCCGCGGGCATCCCGAAGGTGGTCGTGCGGGATACGGCCGTGGACGCGATCTGCCACGGCGCGGCGCTCGCCGCTGTAGGCGTGGTGCAGGCGGATCCCTTCGGGAAGGGGGATGCCGTGGCGATCTTCAGCCGGAGGGGGGAGTTCGTCGCCCTCGGCACGGCGCTGGTGGATGCATCGGCATTCACGCCCGGTGCGCCCGGGCTCGTGGTGCAGCCCCGTGCCGTGATGATGCGGCCCGGCACCTACGCCCGCGGATGGAGAACCCGCGGGGAGAGGGCGGGCCGCTGA